A genome region from Hevea brasiliensis isolate MT/VB/25A 57/8 chromosome 7, ASM3005281v1, whole genome shotgun sequence includes the following:
- the LOC110669506 gene encoding uncharacterized protein LOC110669506, translated as MANRFIKRLFHDLYYTNLIKRQETYRRFVYGFLSRRQSQISKPDMEEADALKETKNAAQVSSKPQLKKKTDSKSGLGKYCSSDDLSDNKWRLELAWLTKALEPALQLWNGLGSKTPPSGRSLTEIIASIQRSKSGIEGWSLSDLTIGLFLIYLRQSSLSPNEDFKGVQVSSELIVQDLIYHIELAKGSYKDGAFWLARNSMLRESNILKFVKHSSVMRPGYYIGIDPRKKLIILGIRGTHTVYDLITDIVSTSDGEVTFEGYSTHFGTAEAARWFLNHEIGTIRKCLEKYEGFRLRLVGHSLGAAIASLLAIMLRKRSYEELGFSPDIVSAIGFATPPCVSRELAESCADFVTTVVMQDDIVPRLSVASLARLRNEILQTDWMSVIEKEDWRSVIGLVTNAKQVVSSVQDVAWKLADYAKFRSNKNSSDGPIYKQSLAASGANSTSKATIVNNSVLKKEGAACMVSEELFVPGTVYYLKRNIDTNASSRNGREVEFFTLWKRHPGEHFQSIVLSSNIISDHKCDGHYYALRDVLKALPVTRDEDIFK; from the exons AAGAAACATACAGAAGGTTTGTCTATGGATTTCTGAGTCGACGTCAATCACAAATATCAAAACCGGATATGGAAGAAGCAGATGCACTGAAAGAAACAAAAAATGCAGCCCAAGTTTCTTCAAAGCCTCAACTTAAGAAAAAGACGGACAGTAAGTCTGGACTTGGCAAATACTGTTCTAGTGATGATCTGAGTGATAATAAGTGGAGGTTAGAGCTTGCTTGGCTTACAAAAGCTCTTGAACCAGCTCTGCAATTGT GGAATGGACTTGGAAGCAAAACCCCTCCTAGTGGTCGATCTCTTACAGAGATCATCGCAAGCATTCAGCGGAGCAAGAGTGGGATTGAGGGTTGGAGCTTGAGTGATCTTACAATCGGCCTATTTCTTATTTATCTTCGACAGTCATCCTTAAGTCCAAATGAGGATTTTAAGGGTGTTCAAGTCTCTTCAGAATTAAta GTCCAAGATCTCATTTACCACATTGAGTTAGCAAAAGGTTCTTATAAGGATGGTGCTTTTTGGCTTGCAAGGAACAGCATGCTTCGTGAAAGCAATATTCTTAAATTTGTAAAACATTCCAGTGTGATGAGGCCTGGTTATTACATAGGGATTGATCCTCGCAAGAAACTCATAATTCTGGGAATTCGTGGAACTCATACTGTCTATGACCTTATTACTGACATTGTTTCTACAAGTGATGGAGAAGTCACTTTTGAAGGCTATTCAACCCACTTTGGCACAGCCGAAGCTGCTCGTTGGTTTCTTAATCACGAGATAGGAACCATAAGGAAGTGCTTGGAGAAATATGAG GGATTTAGATTAAGGTTAGTGGGTCACTCTCTTGGAGCTGCTATAGCTTCTTTGCTAGCGATCATGCTTCGGAAAAGGTCATATGAGGAACTTGGATTTAGCCCTGATATTGTTTCTGCCATTGGATTTGCAACTCCTCCGTGTGTCTCCAGAGAACTCGCTGAAAGCTGTGCTGATTTTGTTACAACTGTTGTAATGCAG GATGATATTGTACCCAGGCTAAGTGTGGCTTCTCTAGCAAGGCTGAGGAATGAAATTCTTCAAACTGATTG GATGAGTGTCATTGAGAAGGAAGACTGGAGAAGTGTCATAGGTTTGGTCACAAATGCAAAGCAGGTTGTATCTTCTGTACAAGATGTAGCTTGGAAACTCGCCGATTATGCGAAGTTCAGGAGCAACAAGAATTCTTCCG ACGGTCCCATCTATAAGCAGTCACTAGCAGCTTCCGGAGCCAATTCAACTTCCAAAGCTACAATAGTCAATAATTCTGTCCTCAAAAAGGAAGGAGCTGCTTGTATGGTGTCAGAGGAGTTATTTGTTCCAGGTACTGTTTACTATCTAAAGAGGAACATCGACACTAATGCTTCCAGCAGAAATGGCAGAGAGGTAGAATTTTTCACACTATGGAAAAGGCATCCAGGTGAACATTTCCAGAGTATAGTACTCTCTAGCAACATAATCTCAGACCACAAGTGTGATGGCCATTACTACGCTCTACGAGATGTACTCAAAGCTTTGCCAGTGACCCGTGACGAAGACATCTTTAAATGA